Within the Petrotoga miotherma DSM 10691 genome, the region ATGCTGATCATTTTATGCCCCCTTTAATATATTTTACCAGATCATAGTATGGTGTTTAGAAAGAGTATTTTTAAGAATTTTCAACGTAATCGCCTATAAAAGTTCTTAATTACTCTTAATCATCTCAAATCACGAATAATTAAGTTTGCAAAATATAAAAATAAAAGTTATAATTAGAATAAAGATATGAAGTATGATATGTTATTTAATTTTAATCTAAAAGTTATTTTATTTTCATGTTTTAAGCTGAGGAGGTGCTAAATGATTTCAAAAGCTGGTAGATCCTTATATAAAGAAATATTGAATGAATTGAGAACAAAAATAACTCAACTCCCTGAAGGGTATAAATTACCTTCTCAACAGGAACTATGTGAAAATTTAGGGGTTAGCAGAACTTTAATTAGAGAAGTATTAGTAAGCCTTGAGCGAGAAGGTTTGATCATAAGAAAGCAAGGGTTGGGTACATTTGTAGTGAAAAAAGAAGGTATTGTACAAACGGGTTTAGATTATTTAAGGGGAGTTTCAACTATAATTTCTACCTCAGGAAAAGTCCCTGACCTTATTTTAAACGAGTTTGAGGAAGTAGCCGCGTCTTCTTCACTCTCAAAAAAATTGGAAATCGTTCCTAAAGATCCATTAATCAAAATTAAAAGAGTTTATACGGCTGACGGTTTCCCAGTTATATACGCAGAAACATATATGGTTATCAACAGGATTCCCGGCGGGAAAGACGCAATAATTTCCGTTTTAAAAGATGAAAATAGTAAAAATGAAGAGATTTTCACCTATTTAGATAAATATTTTATGAGACCCATCAAACATGCTATCTCAGAAATAGAAGCTATTGATGCCGATAAGAAACTTGCCAACTTATTGAAAATTCCCGAGAAAAAAGCCATCACTCTTTTACTAGAAGTTCATTACGATGAAAATAATATTCCCTTACTTCACTCATTGGATTACATAAATACCTCGATTTTCAAATTAAGCGTGTTTAGAAGAAAAATATAACATATTTAAAACTACCCAAAGGAGGAGATTCTGTGTTTAAACAAGATTTTAGGATTCCAACAGGATTAGAAAATCAAATTCAATACCATATTCAATGTGGGCCCGGGGACGTTGCTCCTGTAGTCATTGTTCCTGGCGACCAAGGTAGAGTAGAAAGTATTATCAGTAAACTACACGATCCCAAAAAAGTTTCAGAAAACAGAGGACTTATTACCTACACCGGTTATTATGAAGGTTACCCTGTATCAGTCACTTCAACAGGAATGGGTGGGCCTTCTGCAAGCATTGTCTACGAAGAACTTATAAATATTGGGGCAAAGATACTGATTAGGATTGGAAGTGTTGCAGGATTACAAGAAGAAATTGAAGAAGGAGATATCATAATTCCTCATGCTTGTGTGAGAGATGATGGTGCCAGTCAATATTACGTACCACAGAATTTCCCTGCGGTAGCTTCACCAGAAGTATATTTACGACTTATTTCTGCTGCAAAGAGTCTAAATTTTGATTTCAAAACAGGAATAAATTGGAGTCATTCTTGTTTTTACAATCGGGATCCTGAATATTTTCAAAGATGGAGTAGATACAGAGTTGTTTCTATGGATATGGAAGCTTCTTCTCTTTTCGTTGTTTCATCGTTAAGAGGTGTAAAAGCAGGATTTATTGGCATATGTTATGCTAATAGGTTCAAACAATCCAACAGAGACAAAGTAGATCTGAGCGTCCCAGATACGAATAGAAGCATAATAAAGTCTTCAACAAGCAAGGCTATTGATATTACTTTAAGGGGAATTAAAGATTTGTACCAAAATGGACTTTAATTAGGAGGTGTTGAAAGTGCGGAAAGGTAGAGTATTAGTCATTCTTTTTGTTTCTTTATTAGTTTTTGCAAATATGTTTTCAGAAGTAAATTTGGTGAGTGAAGTAGGTATACACACTGAGGCGTGGAAAACGGTTATGGATGATTTTCAAAAAGAGACAGGGATAAAGGCAAATATCCAGCAATTCCCTTATGCAAATTATTTCGATCAACTGATGTTAACCTTTACCTCTGGAAGAGTCGATTTTGATGTACCTTATGTTTCAATGCTTTGGTATCCCGCTTTAGCTACTGCTGGATATATATACCCCATAAACAAAATCGAAGGATACGAAGAGTTAAATTTAGAAGATATTTCTGGTATCGAAAACGCCTGGCAAAATGGAAATTTGTATTTCATACCGTATATGAATGAGTTGGGAGGTGTAGTTTACAGGACTGATTTGTTCAACGATCCTAAGGAGAAAAAGGCTTTTAAAGAAAAGTACGGGTATGAACTAGCTCCACCCCAGACGTTGGAAGAATATAAAGATATAGCCGAATTTTTCTATAGACCCCCAGAATTATACGGTGTAACTCTCATGGGCCAAAGAAGTATATTTCTTGCCACTCATTTCATGCAAAGATTATGGGCAAGAGGTGGAAGCCTTTTAAATGATGAAATGAAACCTGTATTTAATTCCAAAGAAGGTATTGAAGCTTTGGAAGAACTTGGGGAAGTGTTTGAATACGCAAACCCTGCTGCAAAAACCTATGTATTTCAGGATGCTTTGACAGAATTTACACAAGGAAGAAGTGCTATGGCTGAACTATGGACAACAGCTATGCTTTACACAGAAGATCCAGAAACTTCAAAAGTTGTTGGCAAATCATCCTATGTTGGATTCCCAAGACCGGAAGAATTGAAAGATGAAAAATTGCCAATGCTGTATATTTCATGGGGTTTTACTATCAGCTCTGCAAGTAAGAATAAAGAAGAAGCCTTAGAATGGATAAAGTTTGTAACCGAAACCCAAAACGAAGTAAAAGCTGCTCCTTACGGTAACATTCCAGCGCGTTTTTCGTCTATAAATGATCAAACGTTGAGAGAAAAATTTCCATGGTTGGAGGGTTTTTCAAAAGCAATGGAAAATTCTATCCCAACACCTATAGTTCCATTGATTCCAGAAGGAAATTCCATAGTAAATGATTATATAGCCCCAGCGGTATCTGAATATCTAAGCGGTTCAAAAACAGCCGAAGAAGCTTTGAATGATGCTGCCGACGGTGTTTTTCGACTAATGAAAGACCATGGTTATTATTAAATCCAAGAAAGCCCCGTTTTAACGGGGCTTTGCTCTAAAGGAGGTTTTGTTGATTGCAACCGAAGAACAAATTAAATGATGTTGGATATGTTTTGCCTACGCTTATTTTCATAATATCGATTTTTTTAATTCCTATTGTATATACTGTAGTCATTTCTTTCTTTAATTGGAATCTTTTAAGACCTGATTTAGGAATAAGATTTGTAGGTTTACAAAATTATATAAGAGCTTTTAGTGATTCTTTTACCTGGGAAACAATGGGAAGAACTTTCTACTTTGTTATAGTTTCAGTTCTATTGGAACTAATATTTGGTTTTATAATAGCCCTTTCGCTAAATACAGAATTTAAAGGTTGGAAAGTTGTTCAATCGATAATTTTGATTCCTTTCATGATTGCTCCCGTGGTAGTTGGATTCGCATGGAAATTTGTTTTAAATAATGATTATGGTCCTTTACCACAACTTTTAATGAACATAGGATTTAGTTCTATAGCAGAAAATCCATTGTTAGCAAATCCAAACTCTGCTATGTTCATGGTAAT harbors:
- a CDS encoding GntR family transcriptional regulator, producing the protein MISKAGRSLYKEILNELRTKITQLPEGYKLPSQQELCENLGVSRTLIREVLVSLEREGLIIRKQGLGTFVVKKEGIVQTGLDYLRGVSTIISTSGKVPDLILNEFEEVAASSSLSKKLEIVPKDPLIKIKRVYTADGFPVIYAETYMVINRIPGGKDAIISVLKDENSKNEEIFTYLDKYFMRPIKHAISEIEAIDADKKLANLLKIPEKKAITLLLEVHYDENNIPLLHSLDYINTSIFKLSVFRRKI
- a CDS encoding nucleoside phosphorylase translates to MFKQDFRIPTGLENQIQYHIQCGPGDVAPVVIVPGDQGRVESIISKLHDPKKVSENRGLITYTGYYEGYPVSVTSTGMGGPSASIVYEELINIGAKILIRIGSVAGLQEEIEEGDIIIPHACVRDDGASQYYVPQNFPAVASPEVYLRLISAAKSLNFDFKTGINWSHSCFYNRDPEYFQRWSRYRVVSMDMEASSLFVVSSLRGVKAGFIGICYANRFKQSNRDKVDLSVPDTNRSIIKSSTSKAIDITLRGIKDLYQNGL
- a CDS encoding ABC transporter substrate-binding protein, yielding MRKGRVLVILFVSLLVFANMFSEVNLVSEVGIHTEAWKTVMDDFQKETGIKANIQQFPYANYFDQLMLTFTSGRVDFDVPYVSMLWYPALATAGYIYPINKIEGYEELNLEDISGIENAWQNGNLYFIPYMNELGGVVYRTDLFNDPKEKKAFKEKYGYELAPPQTLEEYKDIAEFFYRPPELYGVTLMGQRSIFLATHFMQRLWARGGSLLNDEMKPVFNSKEGIEALEELGEVFEYANPAAKTYVFQDALTEFTQGRSAMAELWTTAMLYTEDPETSKVVGKSSYVGFPRPEELKDEKLPMLYISWGFTISSASKNKEEALEWIKFVTETQNEVKAAPYGNIPARFSSINDQTLREKFPWLEGFSKAMENSIPTPIVPLIPEGNSIVNDYIAPAVSEYLSGSKTAEEALNDAADGVFRLMKDHGYY
- a CDS encoding carbohydrate ABC transporter permease, with translation MQPKNKLNDVGYVLPTLIFIISIFLIPIVYTVVISFFNWNLLRPDLGIRFVGLQNYIRAFSDSFTWETMGRTFYFVIVSVLLELIFGFIIALSLNTEFKGWKVVQSIILIPFMIAPVVVGFAWKFVLNNDYGPLPQLLMNIGFSSIAENPLLANPNSAMFMVILADVWEYTPFVTLVLLAGLKALPQEPYEAAYVDGASAIQRFFYITLPLLRPSIMVAIVIRTLTSLRVFDTIFIMTGGGPGSATETLSFYGYRTAFQSYQMGYSSAINLISFFLAIVFTLIYMKILGWDNNE